The window ACTATATCAGACAGTCCTTATGCGGCACATGTGCGTACCTTTGGGAAGTGAGAGTGAATAATGTCGAACAACCACATCAAAAAATTATAAGAGGATAACGTCGCAGACACAACCAATCCTAAGTATGACTGGAACCCGGAATGGACCGCGAGGGCTGGCCCTcacaaaatccactccaacaGACTAAAATGAGCGTGAGCCGCCTGTCGAAGTTCTGCTAAGTCTGACACTATAGGAAATAGCCGGCTTCAGTAgtcttgacgtccatcacgggtGGTAAACCCAGATGATGCCCTAGACTACACAACTTGGGGCGGGAAGGAAGTGCTTGAAATGCACAACTCTCCTAAACTTGaatataaaacttaagtgaaGTAGGCCCCGCCACTCATTTGCGAAATTTACGACTTCTTGACCGTGATATTTTAACCGAACTCGAGGCACGGGTCAAGGATAATTCTTCACTCGAATCCATATAGCCGCATCCTTGATCGATCATAGACGACTGTCCATCGCAAATGAGGTTCCCGCGGTTGATTGAGGCATCCGATCTCTACCCAATTTGAACTAATCgctcatcccatgatggggcacCTGCCCCATAGGGCAGATGAGCCAGCGGGCCCCTGAAGGAGCCCTATGGGCCAAATTTCAGCCCACTCATGGCATGTATGTTAGAAAAAGGGCCCCCAAGGCCATCTGTACACAAGTTTATGACTATAAAAGACCCAAAAACTCATTTCCCCACTCCCATACAAATTTTAAGCTACAATAAAGAAAGGGAGTgtgaagagaagggagagaggaaTCTCGGGGAAGCTAGTTTGGGCGATTTTCCCGCCTCTGCTTGCCGCTAAAGCCCACAACTGTGACGCGTCGTAGGAAAACAGCCCCGCGGCGAAAACGATGTAATCATTGGACCCTTCTCGTGGATTTAAGCCTCATAGGCTGATTTGCGTGCACCCTTACAAGCAATTTTATCAGCGCAGGGTACCGACAAGTTAACATGGAGATCCCAACCTTAGAAGTGGCACCACAAATTTACAAATCACCTTTAgatgcggaccattacctttaggttgcCAATTATCGAACCTATGTTGCAAATAATGATTGTGTAGTGAGATTTTGAATTGCATGCTAAACAATGAGTAATCCTTATATGTATTGTCCACCATGAATTGTAAATTTTGCTTATAATAGTTGATCATTCATTGTATGTTATAATAGGCTGGATTTACTGAAATTTCTGCACATGCTTTCTATTATCCCCTTACACATGCACTTAATTGCTTTATTCTTAGTAAATGTCGTGATGATTTAGGGTAATGCACCCGCATGGTTGATAGAATACTCAAGTTGaataaaatatcatatttttaatgTCATGCATGCTTGCGTACTCTTGAAATAAGAAATGTATATGACATGTTATTAAATTTTAACTGATCGGCCCTTTAAGTTGGCTAGCAAATCGCGAAACTCACAAGGGCAACCCCATTGGATCGGTTTCCCTAGGCCAATCCGACCAGTACAGGTCAGACATGgacaaccgacagtagttggatTACACGAAATGCTTGCAACCAATGTCGGTTGCGTTGTAGTTCTCCTAAGTCAGCCGAATTAGTTCACTAGCTGGCCAGctatgtgtgttcaccatgtatgtttACGCTTATCTGAACCCGAGACACCCCACGCCGTTGGAATGCCCACTTATAACTGCTAATGATACGATCCACATAAGTCTCAAGAgtggggcatggtggtatgagacactatattcgagtcgTTAGTCTgcgttgggtgacgagcctccccataatgagtGTGAGCAATTTAGTCTATAAACTCGCCTTTCATATGAGTTCAGTTGGGAATGACAAACCCAGATGGATTGAGGGTCGCAAGCACAAGAACGCTGCGACTGCCTTAGGCCTCACGATCAGGTTAGGGCCTTTGATTTCGTGGAAGTGCCTCAGTTTTCTCAATCTTGCTAGATGAACGAACTTAACTAAACACTCGGCTAAAATGACCATTgtcgcattgcattagctaggtgtgacgactcagcagttgaggtcgcatGATAAGAGAGTATTGGTCATTTGTGAATGTGAAGATGGAGTcgctatgagggagtgttggatggcgagggtatgcatcatatcataacagCATACATGTGCATTAAGAAAAGTATCTAAGGATTGTTTGCTtagattgcttttcattaattgtgcatgtggatttgataacttgagtaacttgatgttaatggaaccactgagttgatcactcactctcactatgggatggtgttttaaaacaccaactaaactCTATTTTAGATGCAAGTATCATAGAGTTTGACGCGCTAAATGAGGCATCTATAGACTCAGAGGAGGAGCTCTCGTACTTCCAACTCTTGGGTGGGTCACTATAGTTTGCCTTAAGGCCATAGATGGGGCTGTAGGGTAGGGACATCTTGTGCATTTTTTTGGATTGTATGTATTTTTGGACACGGTCCCGTACACTAAGTGTATACACATCATCTTGCTAGTCATGTTCTAAATTAGTTGCGTTGATTTCAGTGTACGCCGCATgatccatttaatttctcaaacGCTTACATACTAAGTAGATGAAACCCAAATCAATTATTTTCTGCGAAGCATAAGTGACCCGAGAATTTGGGAGTCGGGCATTACTCAACCCCCGAAATTAAGGGCTTTATaggttggtatcagagctttaGTTTGGAAATAGACTGGGCTGTGGGCTTTGGACTCATCATAACGCATTCGTTGACATAGATGGGAGCGGTGAAACTTAGCAACATTGAACCCTAGGGCCAAACCCTTAGTCATCTCAAGTATCTAAGCTTTAGTTAAGAAAAATTTGAACTTTGAAGGGAtttgagggagagagagtagcTAAGATGATAGTAGAGGCTGGGTCTTGGAGTACTATAATGTGTTTTGGCCTGTAATTAGGCACAAACTCACAAATTCAGTGTGTGCAGCCTGGTGTAGTGGGGTTGGGTGACTAAAGTACCTCaccctacccaaaatcatatatggcacgtacAGATACTCATATCGCTTTGGAAGATATGCCTATTTAAAAATTTCCAATCCGGGCCTTGCATCGTATATCAGGTTTAAGATAACATATACTTATCATCCTATATTCTATTATAATAATTCATATGATTTGCTATGTGCATGTCAGGATGGTTAAATACTATGTGGTTTTCCATGGGTGTGTTCCAGGTATCTACTAAACATGGGACCAATGCCATCAACAAGTCAATCATTATAATGACAACACATTTGAAGCCTTCATTTCTTAAAAGGATGtagagaaagaatgagaggatGCAACTTGTGCTTCAAAGTGCTGAGTACACAATCTTGGGGACAACTCTTCAAGTAGCCTATGTTCGAACATGGATGGCATAGACTCATCTATTTCACAAGCTCAATCTTTCATCCCTTGTTCAAGTGAAGTTAAATACCATAGTAGCTTCCAACAATTCCAAAAGTAAGATGAATCATTGAAGTCAATACACTATAATGACTTTGGATTGTTTGGGAAGTAGGACTAGTCTATGTTGTGAGTGACATAGACTAGTGATCCAAAAGTGacatagaaaaaacaaatattatattgatccaaaaacttaGGTGACTCgaaaagtaggggtgtacatgaattgagctagctcagttagctcgctcgacttgactcgaaaaagctcgattcaactcggtttgaagctgggttcaagtcgagtcgagctgaatttttgagcttaaaaatgagtttgAACTGgccccaccttgactcgactcggatcgaacccaactctaatcgaacttggatcgaactagttcagtgacttggttactttgatattgatgttgctcatcaagtgtcTGATGAAATAACTcgacgaagtgtggctggtggcaatgaaggtatgtataCTGAgcgaataaattttttttttcttaatttttatgttgcttggaaagtgtttgataaaatacctgtaaaagcAATGTTGCTGTTTTATatataatgagattttgaaggtgcagtccatgtatACATGAAAATGTTGTATAGGGAAACTCGCTCAAACTTatctcgactcggctcaaattgGCCTGTGCTGTTGACCGAATTGAGCCAAGCTGGCTAGTTAGGCTCGAgaattgagccgagccgagttcaagctggggtcagctagtggctgaatcgagtcgaactgaggcccgctcgactcggttcgacccgatgtacacccctatctaaaagggtttggatggtaggcgttcaatccctactgccttttgcagtgtggttcacttgatctttggatctgtcctaattttcagttcaagccttaaaacgagatgccaagtggatgaacggtttggatataacacatgcctcgtgGTAgtactcacagaacttggtgatgtggtgcgtggtacaccagcgaATCCGCTTCCCATGGCATTTGACTACAGTCTCTGGATAGGTATGACATAAATGCGCATCTGGGGATGACGAGGAAAAACCGATTTCGGTAGGCCTGGacagtgaggtccaccttgatgtatctgtcatatatccactccgtccatccgttttcacagCTTATTTTACGAGGATACCTTAGTTTTCGATCTGTTTAAAATTTTCctttgatgccctaaaatgagttggaaaaaactgatgaacggggtggatacacaacacatacatcaaggtgggtccaccgtCGCCGCCTCGCAAACGTCGGACGTGGATTTCCGGCCAAAGccgtcgcaggaagttcctgcgcaagtatGTGgggcggggcccaccgtgatgtttctgtgAAATCTACCCGTCAATCCGGATTTCgagcttattttagaacatgagacgaaaaatgacgtggatccataactcaagtgggtcacacgagagggaaaatttgaaaaagaaattcctaccgttaaagcCTTCttatatcccatccaaaccgtttaaaaggtcaataccactgggatgaagtgaaagcactAAAGAAAAAGCCTGATACAAAACCTTTATGGCCATAAGATcatttcaacggtgctcactcaatccccactgtttcctttcggaTTGACGGGTGGATTCAtgacaaacatctcagtgggccccaccccgcaTCTTTGCGCAGGAATTTCAAATCCGCGTCCCGCAGACGTCGGTTTTCCCCGACCTCACGGAATCCAAACTCGAATTACAATACGAGAGAACTGGTCACCCACAGTCAACTGTACCACAACTTGTGGAACCGTTTCATCATTCCCATCAAAATGCCACCATTTTTAGAAATCAAGACCATCACACCGATAGCCCCACCATGAAAATATCATTCTTCTCCAAAATCAATCTGATCCGTTCACTAGGTGGGCCAAGCCCGATGCTGATTCAAACCGCAGGTTTTTCGTTGATTCCAACGGTGTGGCGCCCTTGATGAGAGGATTGGCTTTGATTTTTCTGTCCGGTGATCTTCAACCCTTCGATTGATCATTAACAAATACCAATCAAGGAAAAGACCAAACTGGTGCAAATACGTTAAGGTCACGTTATCAGCGGTTTGGATAATCCAATCCGGGAATTTATAGCTTATAGTCTATccaccatgaggcccatcatctcaacggtttggatagaaaaacggtccacattTTGATAGCTACAAACTCAAACCTGCAATGGTACTTAATAGGGGCCATTCTCAAGcgatgatccaatccgttcagaTTATGCGCCCCACAACGAATGGTCCATCCACGGAATCTACCATCTGTGAAAATTCTTTCTGGCGAAAGGGCCATCATGCCGAGGCCCACAGCATCAACGTTCTAGATCACATAACCATGGGTCCACTTGTACAAGATGAACCGTACAATCTTTTGGCACGGACGAGCAGCAACGGAGTCCATGCGACAGAACTCCTTCTGGGGTATACCGAGATGTCTGGgcgacatccactccgtccctcATCTGCCCTTACTCATGTTAGGAGGTGAGCCCAAAAACACCGTCGATCCAAGACTCTCGTAGGGCACACCGTAGGGAAGAGTGGGAATGGCTGCCTACAGCTGAAACGTCCCTAGGTCCCAGAAAAGCTTTGGATTGGGCTGATACttggttttcctcttcattccagtGTTActcacctaatgaacggtttggatggcgtataaacatcacagtgggtcgcaGGAGCGTTTCaagctttctatggtggggtttcCATTACAACAGTTccttatgttgtggcccatttgagctttggatcgtcCTGATATCTTGGGTTACGTCATAACATGACCTGACACgtgtgatgaatggattggatgtcacactCGTATTACAGTGGCCCCACACGGCTTTTTGTTGCATTGGCTTTCTCCGACCCCTTTTCCAGACGGAATCTAGGTGGGGTGGAGAGATCTACCCTGTCCATCGGCTTTGCGGAATCAGCGTGACCaaaaaaaaataggcagatctaaGCACAACTGCGCCTCaccggatgcggatttcctgcggaagcctttcgcaggaagttcctgcgctgggtaCCTATGTGAGATCTACTGTAATATTTGAGAGAAATCTTCCCTGGCCATTAGTTTTATgatttcattttaagacatatgctatccaatgctcaagtggaccaaaaacatgataattgaacaTATAGAGTTAAACATTCATGAGGCCATcgaagttttgaatcatactaatatttttattttcagtttatccaaGTTGTAATGACGTTATTAATAACGGTATCGATGGCATGCAAACGTTAGTATCAaaccttggaaggtttcaatggtaaaaatttcCTTAATCATCTTTTCCTTTGTTACGGCATACTTGATCATTGGATACAGCTCATTTTCcgcatcacatcctaaaatggtaTGAGAAACAAATATACGGAGataatttctcaaaaacatcacagcgggcggGCCCACCTGGTtgccagcgcaggaacttcctgcaagaggctttcgcaggaaatccgcgtcacgCCTCACCATGGTAAATCGTTAGGATTAACCTCCACCGTTGGAACATCcgtggggccacgaaagttttgaaagAGGCTAACATTTTCTTTTTTCGGTTCATCCCTGTAGGAATGaattaatggacggcttggatggcatataaaattaGGATGGACCCACAGATGTTTCAACCGTAGGCATCTCTGCCTTTCCTAtggtctggaaaaacggatggacgaggtggatttctcacaaacatcgcaccTAGCTTCCCGTCGCAGGAAAGGtttcgcaggcaatccgcgtcccgtatAAAATCCCTACTTGCAGTCCTCTTCCACGTCTTCTCGCAAAATCCGCCaaacgcctctctctctctctctcgaaaaGCTGAAAAACtcgcaattaaaaaaaaaaaaaaaacagaaacccTAATAATAAAAGATAAGATCAATCAAACGGCGCTCCCATCTCGTCGATCTCGACCCTCCATTACTCATCCAACGATCCTTCTTTTCCACCATTTTATCACCTTTTgtctcgattttttttttttttttcccgttttTCCTTTCTTCAATCCATTCATTTCGATATCCAAACAAGGCCAATTCCTCCACTCTGCAGCAAAAAAAGGAGAGTTTATTTTTCGTTTCTTCTACGGTAGGGTTTTATGCCCTTTTTCTTTTGCTGTTTCTAGGGTTTTAgtatctttctagggttttagactCATATCTAGGGTTTTAGGGTTCTTCCGATGGATGACATCGAGAAGGCGATTCTCTTCAGCTTCGATGAATCGGGGACTATCGATCCTGCCCTCAAATCGCAGGCGGCCTCCTACTGCCACCAGCTCAAGCAAACCCCATCCATTTGCCTCATCTGCATCGATCGCCTCTCCTTCACCAAGTTCGCCCAGGTCCAGTTCTGGTGTCTCCAGACGCTACACGAATCCTTGCGCCTGCGCTACTCCTCATTGTCCCCTGACGAGAAAACCCACATCCGCAAATCCCTATTCTCCATTGCTGCTCCACCACCTGACTCTCAGCCCGCAACTTCTGTCAGACTCTCCGATTCCCCTGCCTTCATCAAGAACAAGTTTGCACAGGTCTACGTGACCCTAATCTATTTTGAGTACCCATCGATATGGTCTTCAGCGTTTCTTGATCTGCTGTCAAGGCTTGTGGATGGCCCGCCACTGATTGACATGTTCTGTCGAGTTTTGAATTCGCTGGACGATGAGCTGATCAGCTTGGACTACCCACGGACTACGGACGAGATTGCTGCTGCGGCCCGCATCAAGGATTCGATGCGGCAGCAGTGTGTCCCACAGATTGTCCATGCATGGTACGACATTGTCTTTTCTTACAAGAATTCAGACCCTGATTTGGCTGCGGCCGTCTTAGATACGATGCGGAGATATATAACATGGATTGACATTGGATTGATTGCGAATAATGCTTTTGTGCCCCTGCTTTTTGAGCTTATTCTGCTTGACGGGCAGTTGGAGCAGCTACGGGCTGCTGCTGCAGGGTGCGTTCTGGCAATCGTCTTGAAGCGGATGGATCCCCAACCCAAGCTCTCGCTCCTGCAGAGCCTTCAGATCAGTAGGGTCTTTAATCTTGTTGCCGGGGATTCTGATTCTGGGTTGGTCTCAAAGCTGGCGGCTCTAGTTACTGGGTATGCAGCTGAAGTTCTAGACTGTTCTAAGCGTTTGGAATCTGGGGAGGCTAAGGGCATTTCCATGGAACTTCTCGATGAAGTCTTGCCCACCGTCTTTTATGTAATGCAGAGTTGTGAATTGGATTCGGCATTCAATATTGTCCAATTCTTGTCGAGTTATGTTGCCACAATGAAGACCTTGTTGCCTTTGAGAGAGAAGCAGTTCGTTCATGTGGGCCAGATATTGGAGGTGATCAGGGCACGAATATGTTATGATCCAGCATGCAGAGATAGTCTAAATCTGCCCGATAAGATTGGTCGAGAAGAGGAGGAGAGGATGATGGAATATCGCAAGGATTTGTTTGTATTGCTTCGTACGGTAAGCCGTGCTGCTCCGGATGTCACCCAGATATTTATTAGGAATACATTAACTAGGGTGATCAGTTCTTCTGAGAGGGGTGTTGAGGAGGTTGAAGCTgctctttctcttttctatgcGCTCGGAGAGTCAATAGGTGAAGAGGGTATGCGGACGGGCAGTGGGCTGTTGGGAGAACTAGTCCCGATGCTCTTGTCGGCGCGCTTTTCGTGCCATTCGCATCGTGTGGTGGCGCTCGTGTATTTAGAGACAGTAACCAGATATGTGAAGTTCGTACAGGAGAATGCACAGTATATACCTCTTGTGTTGGCTGCCTTTCTTGATGAAAGGGGTATACACCATCCGAATCCCAATGTCAGCCGGCGGGCGAGTTATCTCTTCATGAGAGTTGTGAAATTGCTTAAAGCGAAGCTCGTGCCTTTCATAGAGAAAATATTGCAGGTATTTCAACTCTTAaccttttatccattttttttttcccattcttTTGCTCCTCTTTTAGCTGCTCTGTTTTATAACCCtttcccttttgttttctttgttttggtttgttgcGTTCAGAGTCTTCAGGATACAGTGGCTCGATTTACAGGTTTAGACTGGATATCAAAAGAGATAAAGTGCTCATCATCTGAAGATGGTAGTCACATATTTGAGGTATCACTTGATATCATCAATTTCAGTGAACTAATTTTTTTCCTCTATATTTCTAGTATAGAAGTAATTCTAAGATTCACGCAGCTCATGGATTCTATTGAGGGCAAATGGAGATATCTACTGTACATGTGGCACAagatattttcttcatttctgtTGATTTCATGGACTATCATCTTGATGGGCCAAATGTAAAAAGCGGATTGGGTTGTGGTAGCCATCTGATCAGTGCCATGCAAATGGATGCTTATGACGAGGTTAAGTGAAAAATTAGCAATTATGCACAGCAGAAAATTCTCAATGATTGGTCGGTTAGGATTGTCTAATCAGTGTGATTAATTGGCTATTGCCATCGATATAGTGGCCTGCTTGATCAATGATCCTGGTTTCCATTAGTCGCCACTGTTTGTAGAACTTCTGTGGAGGGTGCATTGTATCAGCAATTCAGCATTTATCTATCTTGCATGGCAATTCTTTGTTAGTGGTTAAGCCGCTCCATGTTTTTGAGCTACTTGATTTACATGTCTTCTTTTCCCCTTTCAATTAGGCAATTGGTTTGTTGATTGGAATGGAAGATGTATCACCTGAAAAGCAGTCAGAGTACCTTTCAGCATTGCTCATTCCTCTTTGTCGACAGGTTAAGTTGGAATTATTTGCTTTAATAGAATACCAGAATATGTTCTATTACTCAGAGGAACTTCATTTTGTTCTGAGAGCATCCTTTTGCTTATTTATTAGAATGATCTTGAAGATATTGGTATCATGCTCAATGCCAAATGAtgattgatatgtgtagtctgaAATTTCATTACATCAAACCAGGTTGAGTTGCTGCTCATGGATGCCAAAGTACAGAGTCTGGAAGAATCTTCTGCAAAAGTTGCCAGTATCCAGCAAGGAATCATGGCAATCAATGCACTGAGCaaggttcttcttcatctttaatCTCTGCATTATATATTTGCAATTTGTTACTAAGGCCATGGAGAAAAGCGAGTTGGGAGTTCTTTCAGTAGATTCTACAATCCACCCagcaaccaaaaaaagaaaaaaaaagaaaaaagaaaaagaaaaagaaagagccaCACAATATAAGGCCTGAAACAGAGTGtaaattttttattgtttttgttttttgaaagatcacaaaattttattaaaacgaaagcaaaacaacaacaccaaaaGCAAAAGCTATAACAAGAGGGGGGTGAGCAAGTGACCCAACTACAACCCAAGAAAGACCAAATCACATCTCTTTAACTTAGGAGCACAAGAAGCCCATTCTATGACAAGCGCTCTGGCCCTTTGAGAGGTGCCTTTGACTGATTTCGAAACATTTCTGAAACACCTTGCATttcttatctttcaaaaaaaatatctaaaaaaaaacttgcatttctttcttcccaaatggTCCACAAAATTGTGAGCGAAGCCATTCTCCAAAGCAATTTCTTCTCTTTCCCAAGGCCCACCCCATGCCAAGCAATCAAAAGGAGATCCACCAATT of the Magnolia sinica isolate HGM2019 chromosome 7, MsV1, whole genome shotgun sequence genome contains:
- the LOC131251719 gene encoding exportin-T isoform X3 produces the protein MDDIEKAILFSFDESGTIDPALKSQAASYCHQLKQTPSICLICIDRLSFTKFAQVQFWCLQTLHESLRLRYSSLSPDEKTHIRKSLFSIAAPPPDSQPATSVRLSDSPAFIKNKFAQVYVTLIYFEYPSIWSSAFLDLLSRLVDGPPLIDMFCRVLNSLDDELISLDYPRTTDEIAAAARIKDSMRQQCVPQIVHAWYDIVFSYKNSDPDLAAAVLDTMRRYITWIDIGLIANNAFVPLLFELILLDGQLEQLRAAAAGCVLAIVLKRMDPQPKLSLLQSLQISRVFNLVAGDSDSGLVSKLAALVTGYAAEVLDCSKRLESGEAKGISMELLDEVLPTVFYVMQSCELDSAFNIVQFLSSYVATMKTLLPLREKQFVHVGQILEVIRARICYDPACRDSLNLPDKIGREEEERMMEYRKDLFVLLRTVSRAAPDVTQIFIRNTLTRVISSSERGVEEVEAALSLFYALGESIGEEGMRTGSGLLGELVPMLLSARFSCHSHRVVALVYLETVTRYVKFVQENAQYIPLVLAAFLDERGIHHPNPNVSRRASYLFMRVVKLLKAKLVPFIEKILQSLQDTVARFTGLDWISKEIKCSSSEDGSHIFEAIGLLIGMEDVSPEKQSEYLSALLIPLCRQVELLLMDAKVQSLEESSAKVASIQQGIMAINALSKGFSERLVTASRPAIGAMFKQTLDVLLQILVVFPKVEPLRNKVTSFLHRMVDTLGASVFPYLPKALEQLLSESEPKQMAGFLVLINQLICKFNSSLRDILEEIFPAIASRVFHVLPTDAFPSGPGSNTEEIRELQELQRTLYTFLHVMTTHNLSSVFLAPNSRGYLDPIMQLLFHTSCSHRDILVRKACVQIFIRLIKDWCTQSNGEERVPGFQTFIIETFATNCCLYSVLDKSFEFRDANTGSDITALKLFYQSLIENLRRQQNGSLVFR
- the LOC131251719 gene encoding exportin-T isoform X2 codes for the protein MDDIEKAILFSFDESGTIDPALKSQAASYCHQLKQTPSICLICIDRLSFTKFAQVQFWCLQTLHESLRLRYSSLSPDEKTHIRKSLFSIAAPPPDSQPATSVRLSDSPAFIKNKFAQVYVTLIYFEYPSIWSSAFLDLLSRLVDGPPLIDMFCRVLNSLDDELISLDYPRTTDEIAAAARIKDSMRQQCVPQIVHAWYDIVFSYKNSDPDLAAAVLDTMRRYITWIDIGLIANNAFVPLLFELILLDGQLEQLRAAAAGCVLAIVLKRMDPQPKLSLLQSLQISRVFNLVAGDSDSGLVSKLAALVTGYAAEVLDCSKRLESGEAKGISMELLDEVLPTVFYVMQSCELDSAFNIVQFLSSYVATMKTLLPLREKQFVHVGQILEVIRARICYDPACRDSLNLPDKIGREEEERMMEYRKDLFVLLRTVSRAAPDVTQIFIRNTLTRVISSSERGVEEVEAALSLFYALGESIGEEGMRTGSGLLGELVPMLLSARFSCHSHRVVALVYLETVTRYVKFVQENAQYIPLVLAAFLDERGIHHPNPNVSRRASYLFMRVVKLLKAKLVPFIEKILQSLQDTVARFTGLDWISKEIKCSSSEDGSHIFEAIGLLIGMEDVSPEKQSEYLSALLIPLCRQVELLLMDAKVQSLEESSAKVASIQQGIMAINALSKGFSERLVTASRPAIGAMFKQILVVFPKVEPLRNKVTSFLHRMVDTLGASVFPYLPKALEQLLSESEPKQMAGFLVLINQLICKFNSSLRDILEEIFPAIASRVFHVLPTDAFPSGPGSNTEEIRELQELQRTLYTFLHVMTTHNLSSVFLAPNSRGYLDPIMQLLFHTSCSHRDILVRKACVQIFIRLIKDWCTQSNGEERVPGFQTFIIETFATNCCLYSVLDKSFEFRDANTLVLFGEIVTAQKVMYEKFGDVFLIHFVSKGFSAAHCPRDLAEQYCQKLKGSDITALKLFYQSLIENLRRQQNGSLVFR
- the LOC131251719 gene encoding exportin-T isoform X1, whose protein sequence is MDDIEKAILFSFDESGTIDPALKSQAASYCHQLKQTPSICLICIDRLSFTKFAQVQFWCLQTLHESLRLRYSSLSPDEKTHIRKSLFSIAAPPPDSQPATSVRLSDSPAFIKNKFAQVYVTLIYFEYPSIWSSAFLDLLSRLVDGPPLIDMFCRVLNSLDDELISLDYPRTTDEIAAAARIKDSMRQQCVPQIVHAWYDIVFSYKNSDPDLAAAVLDTMRRYITWIDIGLIANNAFVPLLFELILLDGQLEQLRAAAAGCVLAIVLKRMDPQPKLSLLQSLQISRVFNLVAGDSDSGLVSKLAALVTGYAAEVLDCSKRLESGEAKGISMELLDEVLPTVFYVMQSCELDSAFNIVQFLSSYVATMKTLLPLREKQFVHVGQILEVIRARICYDPACRDSLNLPDKIGREEEERMMEYRKDLFVLLRTVSRAAPDVTQIFIRNTLTRVISSSERGVEEVEAALSLFYALGESIGEEGMRTGSGLLGELVPMLLSARFSCHSHRVVALVYLETVTRYVKFVQENAQYIPLVLAAFLDERGIHHPNPNVSRRASYLFMRVVKLLKAKLVPFIEKILQSLQDTVARFTGLDWISKEIKCSSSEDGSHIFEAIGLLIGMEDVSPEKQSEYLSALLIPLCRQVELLLMDAKVQSLEESSAKVASIQQGIMAINALSKGFSERLVTASRPAIGAMFKQTLDVLLQILVVFPKVEPLRNKVTSFLHRMVDTLGASVFPYLPKALEQLLSESEPKQMAGFLVLINQLICKFNSSLRDILEEIFPAIASRVFHVLPTDAFPSGPGSNTEEIRELQELQRTLYTFLHVMTTHNLSSVFLAPNSRGYLDPIMQLLFHTSCSHRDILVRKACVQIFIRLIKDWCTQSNGEERVPGFQTFIIETFATNCCLYSVLDKSFEFRDANTLVLFGEIVTAQKVMYEKFGDVFLIHFVSKGFSAAHCPRDLAEQYCQKLKGSDITALKLFYQSLIENLRRQQNGSLVFR